A genomic region of Runella rosea contains the following coding sequences:
- the rbfA gene encoding 30S ribosome-binding factor RbfA, translated as MESKRQQKVARQIQKDLSDIFQKEGRTWFDNAFITVTIVRMSPDLSVARVYLSFLAVKNKGLILDQIQERSKQIRQLLGQRVRHQLRIVPEVHFYLDDTAEYAAKMDNLFAGLTIPPPPKEDAD; from the coding sequence ATGGAATCCAAAAGACAACAAAAAGTCGCTCGGCAAATACAGAAAGATCTGAGCGATATTTTTCAAAAAGAAGGTCGGACCTGGTTCGACAATGCGTTTATCACCGTCACCATTGTTAGAATGTCGCCAGATTTGAGCGTGGCACGTGTTTATTTGAGCTTTTTAGCCGTAAAAAATAAAGGACTTATTTTAGACCAAATACAAGAACGCAGCAAGCAGATACGTCAGTTATTGGGGCAACGGGTACGCCATCAGTTGCGGATTGTCCCCGAAGTCCATTTTTATTTGGACGATACGGCAGAATACGCGGCCAAAATGGATAACCTTTTTGCAGGGTTGACCATTCCACCGCCACCCAAAGA
- a CDS encoding methylmalonyl-CoA mutase family protein: MESNLTTPYQPKNHVRIVTAASLFDGHDAAINIMRRIMQASGVEVIHLGHNRSVQEIVDCAIQEDVQGIAITSYQGGHVEYFKYMYDLLQAQNAGHIKIFGGGGGTILPAEIEELHAYGIARLYSPDDGRAMGLQGMINDLIRHCDFALDHELDYPEDAENEWTPAQSQTNVQAIARRISIAENSPSVYAKLNVGRVADPLFQPLVLGITGTGGAGKSSLVDELVRRFLMDFDHKTLAIISVDPSKRKTGGALLGDRIRMNALHPELAQGRVYMRSLATRQSNLALSKYVQDAIDVCKEADFDLIIVETSGIGQSDTEITEHSDVSLYVMTAEYGAATQLEKIDMLDFADVIAINKFDKRGSLDALRDVRKQYRRNHNLWDTPDDALPIFGTMASQFNDAGMNALYVKMMELLAQKEKRGAINGEGGTAGWVNGKLFVQWKEQVQHSKTSVAKGIIPPDRVRYLAEIVENARAYDQFVNEQTAIARQLYQLDGTIKTLAKGNNSDTIEALKAVYTELEARLHYDSNQLLKKWPDTIRKYRAEKYQFQVRDRIIEQDLWTETLSHLKIPKIALPKYNDWGDILRWQLTENVPGDFPYTAGVFPLKREGEDPTRMFAGEGGPERTNRRFHYLSKAMPAKRLSTAFDSVTLYGEDPDLRPDIYGKVGNSGVSVCTLDDAKKLYSGFDLCDPSTSVSMTINGPAPIVLGFFLNAAIDQQCEKYILSAWSREEREARIAKIKTEIGYQGEIPEGHNGLGLMLLGITGDQLLEPELYQKIKAQTLRQVRGTVQADILKEDQAQNTCIFSTEFALKLMGDIQQYFIEHQVRNFYSVSISGYHIAEAGANPISQLAFTLSNGFTFVEYYLSRGMHIDDFAPNLSFFFSNGMDPEYTVLGRVARRIWAKAMKLKYKANERSQKLKYHIQTSGRSLHAQEIAFNDIRTTLQALLAIYDNCNSLHTNAYDEAITTPTEESVRRAVAIQLIINREFGLTKNENPLQGSFITEELTDLVEEAVYQEFLSINERGGVLGAMERMYQRSKIQEESMYYEMQKHTGALPIIGVNTFLDEKGSPTVLPAEVIRSTDEEKQYAVLARKSFQQRNSEKARVTLSQLQERALLGENLFESLMQATKVCTLGQISGALYKVGGQYRRNM, translated from the coding sequence ATGGAAAGTAACCTAACAACACCTTACCAACCCAAAAATCACGTCAGAATCGTGACCGCCGCTAGTCTTTTTGACGGTCACGACGCCGCCATCAACATCATGCGCCGTATCATGCAGGCGTCGGGGGTGGAGGTGATTCATCTTGGCCACAATCGCTCGGTGCAGGAAATTGTGGATTGTGCCATTCAGGAAGACGTGCAGGGAATTGCCATCACGAGCTATCAGGGTGGCCACGTCGAGTATTTCAAATACATGTACGACTTGCTTCAAGCGCAAAATGCTGGACATATAAAAATATTCGGTGGCGGCGGCGGGACCATCCTTCCCGCCGAAATTGAGGAGCTTCATGCCTACGGAATTGCGCGGCTGTATTCTCCCGATGATGGGCGAGCCATGGGATTACAGGGAATGATCAATGACTTGATTAGGCATTGTGATTTTGCGTTGGACCATGAATTGGATTATCCTGAGGACGCTGAAAATGAGTGGACTCCGGCCCAGTCTCAAACCAATGTACAGGCCATTGCCCGACGTATCTCCATTGCCGAAAATTCCCCAAGCGTTTATGCAAAACTAAACGTTGGGCGTGTTGCAGACCCCTTGTTTCAACCCCTTGTTTTGGGCATTACAGGCACGGGTGGGGCAGGAAAATCTTCGTTGGTGGATGAATTGGTGCGGCGGTTTTTAATGGATTTTGATCATAAAACCTTGGCAATCATTTCGGTAGACCCTTCCAAGCGCAAAACGGGCGGCGCGCTTTTGGGCGACCGTATTCGGATGAATGCGCTACATCCTGAGCTTGCGCAGGGGCGGGTGTATATGCGATCTTTGGCCACGCGGCAGTCCAATTTGGCCTTAAGTAAATATGTCCAAGACGCCATTGATGTGTGCAAAGAAGCAGATTTTGATCTGATTATTGTCGAAACCTCTGGCATCGGCCAATCGGACACGGAGATTACGGAGCATTCAGATGTGTCGCTTTACGTCATGACGGCTGAATATGGCGCGGCAACCCAGCTCGAAAAAATTGATATGCTCGATTTTGCCGATGTGATTGCCATCAATAAATTCGACAAACGAGGTTCATTGGATGCCCTTCGTGACGTTCGAAAACAATACCGCCGCAATCATAACCTCTGGGATACGCCCGACGATGCCCTGCCGATTTTTGGCACAATGGCAAGTCAGTTCAACGATGCGGGCATGAATGCTTTGTACGTGAAAATGATGGAATTGTTGGCCCAAAAGGAAAAAAGGGGGGCTATAAATGGTGAAGGGGGCACAGCAGGCTGGGTAAACGGGAAGTTGTTTGTTCAGTGGAAAGAGCAGGTTCAGCATTCCAAAACATCTGTGGCAAAAGGCATTATTCCGCCCGACCGGGTACGGTATTTGGCCGAAATTGTAGAAAACGCCCGTGCTTATGACCAATTTGTGAATGAACAGACAGCCATTGCCCGACAATTATACCAATTAGATGGTACAATAAAAACGCTGGCAAAGGGAAATAATTCTGATACAATTGAGGCGCTAAAAGCGGTTTATACCGAGCTTGAAGCCCGTTTGCATTACGATTCTAACCAATTACTCAAAAAATGGCCCGATACAATTCGAAAGTACCGTGCTGAGAAATATCAGTTTCAGGTCAGAGACAGAATTATTGAGCAAGATTTATGGACGGAAACCTTATCTCACCTTAAAATTCCGAAAATAGCTCTCCCGAAATACAACGATTGGGGGGATATTTTGCGGTGGCAATTGACCGAAAATGTTCCGGGTGACTTTCCGTATACGGCTGGTGTTTTTCCGCTGAAGCGAGAAGGCGAAGACCCCACCCGTATGTTTGCGGGAGAGGGCGGCCCCGAGCGCACCAACCGTCGTTTTCATTATTTGTCCAAAGCCATGCCCGCCAAGCGGTTGTCGACGGCGTTTGATTCGGTGACGCTCTACGGCGAGGACCCCGACTTGCGCCCTGATATTTACGGGAAAGTCGGTAATTCGGGCGTAAGCGTCTGTACCCTCGACGATGCCAAAAAACTATACAGTGGTTTTGATCTTTGCGACCCTTCCACGTCGGTTTCGATGACTATCAATGGCCCTGCTCCGATTGTGTTGGGATTTTTTCTCAATGCGGCCATCGACCAGCAATGTGAGAAGTATATTTTATCTGCTTGGAGTCGGGAGGAGCGTGAAGCAAGAATAGCCAAAATTAAGACTGAAATCGGGTACCAAGGAGAAATTCCAGAAGGCCACAACGGCCTGGGGTTAATGCTTTTAGGGATAACGGGCGACCAATTGTTGGAGCCCGAGCTGTATCAAAAAATCAAAGCCCAGACGCTTCGTCAGGTGCGGGGAACGGTGCAGGCGGATATTTTGAAAGAAGACCAAGCCCAAAATACGTGCATATTTTCGACCGAATTTGCGCTCAAACTCATGGGCGATATTCAGCAGTATTTTATTGAACATCAGGTGCGTAATTTTTATTCGGTTTCCATTTCGGGCTACCACATTGCCGAAGCGGGTGCCAATCCTATTTCGCAATTAGCGTTTACTTTATCCAACGGCTTTACGTTTGTGGAATACTACCTTAGTCGTGGAATGCACATTGATGATTTTGCGCCAAATTTATCTTTTTTCTTCTCCAACGGCATGGATCCCGAATACACCGTCTTGGGCAGAGTGGCGCGACGGATTTGGGCGAAAGCCATGAAATTGAAGTACAAAGCCAACGAGCGCAGCCAAAAGCTCAAGTACCATATCCAAACTTCTGGCCGAAGTTTGCACGCGCAAGAAATCGCTTTCAATGATATTCGGACCACGTTACAGGCCTTGTTGGCTATTTATGACAACTGCAACTCGTTGCATACCAATGCCTACGATGAAGCCATTACCACACCCACCGAAGAAAGTGTGCGGCGCGCCGTGGCGATTCAGCTGATTATCAACCGTGAATTTGGACTGACCAAAAACGAAAATCCATTGCAAGGCTCTTTCATTACCGAAGAACTGACCGATTTGGTAGAAGAGGCAGTCTACCAAGAGTTTTTGAGTATCAATGAGCGGGGTGGGGTTTTGGGCGCCATGGAGCGAATGTATCAGCGGAGCAAAATTCAGGAAGAGTCTATGTATTATGAAATGCAAAAGCATACGGGTGCCTTGCCCATCATCGGGGTAAATACTTTTTTGGATGAAAAAGGCTCCCCCACGGTGCTCCCTGCCGAAGTGATTCGCTCAACTGATGAAGAGAAACAATACGCGGTTTTGGCAAGAAAATCTTTTCAGCAAAGAAATAGCGAGAAGGCAAGGGTTACTTTGAGCCAATTGCAGGAAAGGGCGCTTTTAGGAGAAAATTTGTTTGAAAGCCTCATGCAAGCCACGAAAGTGTGTACACTCGGGCAGATTTCTGGTGCGCTGTATAAAGTGGGTGGGCAGTATAGACGAAATATGTAA